The following coding sequences are from one Cercospora beticola chromosome 4, complete sequence window:
- a CDS encoding uncharacterized protein (BUSCO:EOG09264UJF), translating into MKLFSVLSSALLATAVTARSTLVKRDDNLSVPGENPLEFCQDPADNILAIKKVDLDPNPPKAGTKLQVAATGVLAEDVEQGAKVAYTVKYGVITILHSTADLCETVANVDLECPLKKGDLTLTKDVDLPAQIPPGTYTVEATVVTKDDKPITCLKAKVQFKAGGSALEGLFKEGL; encoded by the exons ATGAAGCTTTTCTCCGTCCTATCCTCGGCGTTGCTTGCCACCGCCGTGACAGCTCGGTCCACACTCGTCAAGCGAGACGACAACCTCTCAGTACCCGGCGAGAACCCACTTGAGTTCTGTCAAGACCCAGCGGAcaacatcctcgccatcaaGAAGGTTGACCTCGACCCCAACCCACCTAAGGC TGGTACAAAGCTCCAAGTTGCCGCCACCGGTGTCCTCGCCGAAGACGTCGAACAAGGCGCCAAAGTGGCATATACTGTCAAATACGGCGTCATCACCATCCTGCACTCGACCGCAGATCTTTGCGAAACCGTAGCAAACGTCGACCTCGAATGTCCGCTGAAGAAGGGTGATTTGACGCTCACAAAAGATGTGGACCTGCCAGCACAAATTCCTCCGGGAACATACACCGTGGAAGCCACTGTGGTCACCAAGGATGATAAGCCAATTACATGTCTGAAGGCTAAGGTGCAGTTCAAGGCCGGGGGTTCTGCGCTCGAAGGCCTGTTCAAGGAGGGTTTGTAG